The following coding sequences are from one Diachasmimorpha longicaudata isolate KC_UGA_2023 chromosome 6, iyDiaLong2, whole genome shotgun sequence window:
- the LOC135163960 gene encoding U11/U12 small nuclear ribonucleoprotein 35 kDa protein-like, translating into MTSAYKIYRVDADILKTWSAYAKEYDPLKAGSIDTTDTVPHDKAITRAINSHYEPPKGLKSNPSRTLFVARFGAKVDERDLQDYFSTIGDVKSVKIILDVVTGESQGYGFVEMSSEEEARRAVRRLNEGNLRGSKIFVDHECGRTMKGWKPRRLGGGFGGKKESGQLRFGGRDRPFKRPILPGIRK; encoded by the exons ATGACTAGTGCATATAAAATATACCGAGTT GACGCTGATATCCTGAAGACCTGGAGTGCTTATGCAAAGGAATACGATCCCTTGAAAGCCGGGAGTATTGACACTACTGACACTGTGCCCCACGATAAAGCAATTACCAGAGCAATTAACTCACATTACGAGCCACCTAAAGGCTTGAAATCCAATCCATCTAGAACACTGTTTGTCGCACGGTTTGGAGCTAAAGTTGATGAACGAGACTTGCAGGAT TATTTTTCTACCATCGGCGACGTCAAATCTGTGAAAATAATCCTGGATGTAGTAACCGGAGAGTCGCAGGGCTACGGCTTTGTGGAGATGTCCAGTGAAGAAGAAGCGCGAAGAGCTGTCAGACGATTAAATGAGGGCAATTTACGTGGGTCCAAGATTTTCGTCGACCACGAGTGTGGGAGAACGATGAAAGGCTGGAAGCCGAGACGATTGg GTGGCGGTTTCGGTGGAAAGAAGGAGTCAGGCCAATTGAGATTTGGAGGAAGAGATAGACCGTTCAAGAGGCCCATACTACCAGGCATTAGAAAATAA
- the LOC135163381 gene encoding troponin T, skeletal muscle isoform X2 → MSDDEEQYSTSENPEFMKRQEQKRSDLDEQLKEYIMEWRQQRAKEEEELKGLKEKQAKRKVSRAEEEKKLAQKKKEEEERRQREIEEKKQRDIEEKRRRLEESEKKRQAMMQALKDQSKKGPNFTITKKDLSGSLSSAQIERNKTKEQLEEEKKISLSIRIKPLEIEGLAIERLRSKAVELWDAIVKLETEKYDLEERQKRQDYDLKELKERQKQQLRHKALKKGLDPEALTGKYPPKIQVASKYERRVDTRSYDDKKKLFEGGYDTLLAELHEKTWKQRTEQFMKRTKTKLPKWFGERPGKKKDDPESPEGEEDVKAAVDDDLEEPAFEEEEEEAEEEEEEEEEEEEEEEEEEEEEEEEEEEEEEEEEEE, encoded by the exons ATGTCTGACGACGAGGAGCAATACTC GACGTCCGAAAATCCGGAATTCATGAAG AGGCAAGAACAGAAGAGAAGCGATCTCGATGAACAGCTCAAAGAATACATCATGGAGTGGCGGCAGCAGAGGGCCAAGGAGGAAGAAGAGCTCAAAGGCCTCAAAGAGAAACAGGCTAAACGCAAGGTGAGCCGCGCTGAAGAGGAGAAGAAATTGGCCCAGAAGAAGAAGGAGGAAGAGGAGCGTCGCCAGCGTGAAATTG aggAGAAGAAACAGCGTGACATAGAGGAGAAGAGAAGACGCCTGGAGGAATCGGAGAAGAAGCGCCAGGCGATGATGCAGGCACTGAAGGACCAGAGCAAGAAAGGACCTAACTTCACCATCACCAAGAAAGATCTCTCT GGAAGCCTCTCCTCTGCACAAATTGAGCGCAACAAGACGAAAGAACAACTCGAGGAGGagaagaaaatttctctcagcaTTCGCATCAAGCCATTGGAAATTGAGGGTCTCGCCATTGAACGACTTCGCTCCAAGGCGGTGGAGCTGTGGGATGCTATTGTCAAGTTGGAGACTGAGAAGTACGATCTTGAGGAACGCCAGAAACGTCAGGACTACGAC ttgaaaGAATTGAAGGAGAGGCAGAAGCAACAGCTCAGGCACAAGGCTCTGAAGAAGGGTCTTGATCCCGAGGCCCTCACCGGAAAATACCCA CCTAAGATCCAAGTCGCCTCAAAATACGAGCGTCGTGTGGATACCAGGTCCTACGATGACAAGAAAAAACTATTCGAGGGT GGTTATGACACGCTTCTAGCTGAACTCCACGAGAAAACTTGGAAACAGAGAACAGAGCAATTCATGAAGCGAACTAAAA CGAAGTTGCCCAAGTGGTTCGGCGAGCGACCAGGCAAAAAGAAGGATGACCCCGAATCACCGGAAGGTGAGGAAGATGTGAAAGCAGCAGTTGATGATGACCTCGAGGAGCCAGCATtcgaggaagaggaggaggaggccgaggaggaggaagaggaggaagaggaagaagaagaagag gaggaagaagaggaagaagaggaggaagaagaagaggaagaagaagaggaggaagaggaagaGGAATAA
- the LOC135163381 gene encoding troponin T, skeletal muscle isoform X1, with product MSDDEEQYSTSENPEFMKRQEQKRSDLDEQLKEYIMEWRQQRAKEEEELKGLKEKQAKRKVSRAEEEKKLAQKKKEEEERRQREIEEKKQRDIEEKRRRLEESEKKRQAMMQALKDQSKKGPNFTITKKDLSGSLSSAQIERNKTKEQLEEEKKISLSIRIKPLEIEGLAIERLRSKAVELWDAIVKLETEKYDLEERQKRQDYDLKELKERQKQQLRHKALKKGLDPEALTGKYPPKIQVASKYERRVDTRSYDDKKKLFEGGLTDQLKESMEKQWAEQNQQFSGRQKTKLPKWFGERPGKKKDDPESPEGEEDVKAAVDDDLEEPAFEEEEEEAEEEEEEEEEEEEEEEEEEEEEEEEEEEEEEEEEEE from the exons ATGTCTGACGACGAGGAGCAATACTC GACGTCCGAAAATCCGGAATTCATGAAG AGGCAAGAACAGAAGAGAAGCGATCTCGATGAACAGCTCAAAGAATACATCATGGAGTGGCGGCAGCAGAGGGCCAAGGAGGAAGAAGAGCTCAAAGGCCTCAAAGAGAAACAGGCTAAACGCAAGGTGAGCCGCGCTGAAGAGGAGAAGAAATTGGCCCAGAAGAAGAAGGAGGAAGAGGAGCGTCGCCAGCGTGAAATTG aggAGAAGAAACAGCGTGACATAGAGGAGAAGAGAAGACGCCTGGAGGAATCGGAGAAGAAGCGCCAGGCGATGATGCAGGCACTGAAGGACCAGAGCAAGAAAGGACCTAACTTCACCATCACCAAGAAAGATCTCTCT GGAAGCCTCTCCTCTGCACAAATTGAGCGCAACAAGACGAAAGAACAACTCGAGGAGGagaagaaaatttctctcagcaTTCGCATCAAGCCATTGGAAATTGAGGGTCTCGCCATTGAACGACTTCGCTCCAAGGCGGTGGAGCTGTGGGATGCTATTGTCAAGTTGGAGACTGAGAAGTACGATCTTGAGGAACGCCAGAAACGTCAGGACTACGAC ttgaaaGAATTGAAGGAGAGGCAGAAGCAACAGCTCAGGCACAAGGCTCTGAAGAAGGGTCTTGATCCCGAGGCCCTCACCGGAAAATACCCA CCTAAGATCCAAGTCGCCTCAAAATACGAGCGTCGTGTGGATACCAGGTCCTACGATGACAAGAAAAAACTATTCGAGGGT GGCCTGACTGACCAACTGAAGGAGTCAATGGAGAAGCAGTGGGCCGaacaaaatcaacaatttaGCGGTCGCCAGAAGA CGAAGTTGCCCAAGTGGTTCGGCGAGCGACCAGGCAAAAAGAAGGATGACCCCGAATCACCGGAAGGTGAGGAAGATGTGAAAGCAGCAGTTGATGATGACCTCGAGGAGCCAGCATtcgaggaagaggaggaggaggccgaggaggaggaagaggaggaagaggaagaagaagaagag gaggaagaagaggaagaagaggaggaagaagaagaggaagaagaagaggaggaagaggaagaGGAATAA
- the LOC135163381 gene encoding troponin T, skeletal muscle isoform X3, with product MKRQEQKRSDLDEQLKEYIMEWRQQRAKEEEELKGLKEKQAKRKVSRAEEEKKLAQKKKEEEERRQREIEEKKQRDIEEKRRRLEESEKKRQAMMQALKDQSKKGPNFTITKKDLSGSLSSAQIERNKTKEQLEEEKKISLSIRIKPLEIEGLAIERLRSKAVELWDAIVKLETEKYDLEERQKRQDYDLKELKERQKQQLRHKALKKGLDPEALTGKYPPKIQVASKYERRVDTRSYDDKKKLFEGGLTDQLKESMEKQWAEQNQQFSGRQKTKLPKWFGERPGKKKDDPESPEGEEDVKAAVDDDLEEPAFEEEEEEAEEEEEEEEEEEEEEEEEEEEEEEEEEEEEEEEEEE from the exons ATGAAG AGGCAAGAACAGAAGAGAAGCGATCTCGATGAACAGCTCAAAGAATACATCATGGAGTGGCGGCAGCAGAGGGCCAAGGAGGAAGAAGAGCTCAAAGGCCTCAAAGAGAAACAGGCTAAACGCAAGGTGAGCCGCGCTGAAGAGGAGAAGAAATTGGCCCAGAAGAAGAAGGAGGAAGAGGAGCGTCGCCAGCGTGAAATTG aggAGAAGAAACAGCGTGACATAGAGGAGAAGAGAAGACGCCTGGAGGAATCGGAGAAGAAGCGCCAGGCGATGATGCAGGCACTGAAGGACCAGAGCAAGAAAGGACCTAACTTCACCATCACCAAGAAAGATCTCTCT GGAAGCCTCTCCTCTGCACAAATTGAGCGCAACAAGACGAAAGAACAACTCGAGGAGGagaagaaaatttctctcagcaTTCGCATCAAGCCATTGGAAATTGAGGGTCTCGCCATTGAACGACTTCGCTCCAAGGCGGTGGAGCTGTGGGATGCTATTGTCAAGTTGGAGACTGAGAAGTACGATCTTGAGGAACGCCAGAAACGTCAGGACTACGAC ttgaaaGAATTGAAGGAGAGGCAGAAGCAACAGCTCAGGCACAAGGCTCTGAAGAAGGGTCTTGATCCCGAGGCCCTCACCGGAAAATACCCA CCTAAGATCCAAGTCGCCTCAAAATACGAGCGTCGTGTGGATACCAGGTCCTACGATGACAAGAAAAAACTATTCGAGGGT GGCCTGACTGACCAACTGAAGGAGTCAATGGAGAAGCAGTGGGCCGaacaaaatcaacaatttaGCGGTCGCCAGAAGA CGAAGTTGCCCAAGTGGTTCGGCGAGCGACCAGGCAAAAAGAAGGATGACCCCGAATCACCGGAAGGTGAGGAAGATGTGAAAGCAGCAGTTGATGATGACCTCGAGGAGCCAGCATtcgaggaagaggaggaggaggccgaggaggaggaagaggaggaagaggaagaagaagaagag gaggaagaagaggaagaagaggaggaagaagaagaggaagaagaagaggaggaagaggaagaGGAATAA